A region of Plantactinospora sp. BC1 DNA encodes the following proteins:
- a CDS encoding [protein-PII] uridylyltransferase, which yields MTRGPAPTTTGQLDPRPLVVPGIGAAAREQRAAALDAWLTGLLAAGLRETAGGRGGADPTTVEGVALVAVGGLGRRQCAPCGDLDLVLLHSGVPGMDELAAALWYPIWDARLGLDHSVRTIPEALSVAHDDVKVALGLLDARHVAGDGELAARLVDAAADQWRRTAVRALPALREITATRWQAHGELAFLLEGDLKEAAGGLRDVALLRAIAFAGISDALRPAVRAAHLRMLDTRDALHTSVGRRVDRLLAQERAGVAGLLGLRQLRPGTVGPAPRQLPPDGDGPADGGDAAGDTAGDGEEAARAVAEPGDALLRQVAGDARTISHALDDAWRAADRLRSGRRRGADGRPLRRPVARDVVEQDGELVLARTAIGARPDPSLSLRVAAAAASARLPIARATCEWLAAYCPPLPTPWPPAARTALITLLGAGPGLVGTWETCDRYGLVDGWLPEWPRMRSLPQHNPVHRYTLDRHLVQAAAEATGYAREVDRPDLLLLAAFLHDVGKGLGGDHSVVGAPIAARIAARIGLPPAEVDLIERLVRLHLLLPEVATRRDLADPVTIARVAEAVRDTGTLSLLHALARADARATGPAAWSDWKARLIAELVRRVHTRLDTGRLPEPPTPDPALVAGPLPAVHLEGERVAVAAADRRGLLTAVAGCLALHRLEVLAADASMVGETALVEFLVQPRYGTPPDPVALAADLRRAVTGDVSVTQRLRGRALAARGGGSPPRVVWHRAAATDAVVLELRAADAGGLLYRVSSALDEAGAQVRAARISTLGGDVVDAFYLVGSWPDQAERDRVEAAVLAAAG from the coding sequence ATGACCAGGGGACCCGCGCCGACGACCACCGGTCAGCTCGACCCGAGGCCCCTGGTCGTCCCCGGCATCGGCGCCGCCGCCCGCGAGCAGCGGGCGGCGGCGCTGGACGCCTGGCTGACCGGGCTGCTCGCCGCCGGGCTACGGGAGACGGCCGGCGGTCGGGGCGGCGCGGATCCGACCACCGTCGAGGGGGTCGCCCTGGTCGCGGTCGGCGGACTCGGCCGCCGGCAGTGCGCACCCTGCGGCGACCTCGACCTGGTCCTGCTGCACTCCGGGGTGCCCGGGATGGACGAGCTGGCCGCCGCGCTCTGGTATCCGATCTGGGACGCCCGGCTCGGCCTCGACCACTCGGTACGGACCATTCCCGAGGCGCTCTCCGTCGCACACGACGACGTCAAGGTCGCACTCGGCCTGCTCGACGCCCGGCACGTCGCCGGGGACGGGGAACTCGCCGCCCGGCTGGTCGACGCCGCCGCCGACCAGTGGCGGCGGACCGCCGTACGCGCGCTGCCGGCGCTGCGCGAGATCACCGCGACCCGCTGGCAGGCGCACGGCGAACTGGCGTTCCTGCTGGAGGGCGACCTGAAGGAGGCGGCCGGCGGCCTGCGGGACGTGGCGCTGCTCCGGGCCATCGCCTTCGCCGGGATCAGCGACGCGCTCCGCCCGGCGGTCCGGGCCGCGCACCTGCGGATGCTGGACACCCGGGACGCCCTGCACACCTCGGTCGGCCGCCGCGTCGACCGGCTGCTCGCCCAGGAGCGGGCCGGCGTGGCCGGCCTGCTCGGGCTGCGCCAACTCCGGCCCGGCACCGTCGGCCCCGCCCCTCGACAGCTTCCCCCCGACGGCGACGGTCCGGCCGACGGCGGGGACGCCGCCGGGGACACTGCCGGAGACGGCGAAGAGGCGGCGCGGGCCGTCGCCGAGCCCGGCGACGCGCTGCTGCGCCAGGTCGCCGGGGACGCCCGGACCATCAGCCACGCCCTGGACGACGCCTGGCGGGCCGCCGACCGGCTCCGCTCCGGGCGGCGCCGGGGCGCCGACGGCCGGCCGCTGCGCCGCCCGGTCGCCCGGGACGTGGTGGAGCAGGACGGCGAACTGGTCCTCGCCCGGACCGCCATCGGGGCCCGTCCCGACCCGAGCCTGTCGCTGCGGGTCGCCGCCGCCGCGGCCAGCGCCCGACTGCCGATCGCCCGGGCCACCTGCGAATGGCTCGCCGCGTACTGCCCACCGCTGCCGACGCCCTGGCCGCCGGCCGCCCGGACGGCGCTGATCACCCTGCTCGGTGCCGGCCCGGGGCTGGTCGGCACCTGGGAGACCTGCGACCGGTACGGCCTGGTCGACGGGTGGCTGCCGGAGTGGCCCCGGATGCGCAGCCTGCCGCAGCACAACCCGGTACACCGCTACACGCTGGACCGGCACCTGGTGCAGGCCGCCGCCGAGGCGACCGGGTACGCCCGCGAGGTGGACCGGCCCGACCTGCTGCTGCTCGCCGCCTTCCTGCACGACGTCGGCAAGGGGCTCGGCGGGGACCACAGCGTGGTCGGGGCGCCGATCGCGGCCCGGATCGCCGCCCGGATCGGGCTGCCGCCGGCCGAGGTCGACCTGATCGAGCGGCTGGTCCGGCTGCACCTGCTGCTGCCCGAGGTGGCGACCCGGCGGGACCTCGCCGATCCGGTCACCATCGCCCGGGTGGCCGAGGCGGTCCGGGACACCGGCACGCTGAGCCTGCTGCACGCGCTGGCCCGGGCCGACGCGCGCGCGACCGGGCCGGCCGCCTGGTCGGACTGGAAGGCCCGGCTGATCGCCGAACTGGTCCGCCGGGTGCACACCAGGCTCGACACCGGCCGGCTTCCCGAGCCGCCGACCCCGGACCCGGCGCTGGTGGCGGGGCCGCTGCCGGCCGTACACCTGGAAGGGGAGCGGGTGGCGGTGGCCGCGGCGGACCGGCGGGGCCTGCTCACCGCGGTCGCCGGCTGCCTGGCCCTGCACCGGCTGGAGGTGCTCGCCGCCGACGCCAGCATGGTCGGCGAGACCGCCCTGGTCGAGTTCCTGGTCCAGCCGCGCTACGGCACCCCGCCCGACCCGGTCGCGCTCGCCGCCGACCTGCGGCGGGCGGTCACCGGGGACGTCTCGGTGACCCAGCGGCTGCGCGGGCGCGCGCTGGCGGCCCGGGGCGGCGGGTCGCCGCCCCGGGTGGTCTGGCACCGGGCCGCCGCCACCGACGCCGTGGTGCTGGAGCTGCGGGCCGCCGACGCCGGCGGGCTGCTCTACCGGGTCAGCAGCGCGCTCGACGAGGCCGGCGCCCAGGTGCGGGCGGCCCGGATCTCCACCCTCGGCGGTGACGTCGTCGACGCCTTCTACCTGGTCGGGAGCTGGCCCGACCAGGCCGAGCGGGACCGGGTCGAGGCAGCCGTGCTCGCCGCCGCCGGCTGA
- a CDS encoding ABC transporter permease has protein sequence MWASCAAEAVKLLRRPGTWLLLAVAVVLSLVFTYLVPYAAYADGSAGVRSDRALDALLPARLVGNSIGGLPVFLGAICLILAVLTVGSEYAWGTWKTLLTQGPSRLSVYLGKLLVLAAATLVLVLTLFAVGALTSLLIAVAQAQPVHWPAVGDVAVGIGAGWLISMVWAGFGVLLAVLLRGVALPIGLGLVWLLAVQNLLAGVAAPILAWVAELQKGLPGPNAGALAAALGAGPETPGVAAVVGGGQAAVVLAGYLLGFVLLAGAYLHRRDIL, from the coding sequence ATGTGGGCTAGCTGTGCGGCGGAGGCGGTCAAGCTGCTCCGCCGACCGGGGACCTGGCTGCTGCTCGCCGTGGCGGTCGTACTCAGCCTGGTCTTCACCTATCTCGTCCCGTACGCCGCCTACGCCGACGGTTCCGCCGGGGTGCGCAGCGACCGGGCGCTCGACGCGCTGCTGCCGGCCCGGCTGGTCGGCAACTCGATCGGCGGACTGCCGGTCTTCCTCGGCGCGATCTGCCTGATCCTGGCGGTGCTCACCGTCGGCAGCGAGTACGCCTGGGGAACCTGGAAGACCCTGCTCACCCAGGGGCCGTCCCGGCTGTCGGTATATCTGGGCAAGCTGCTGGTGCTGGCCGCCGCGACCCTGGTGCTGGTGCTGACCCTCTTCGCGGTCGGCGCGCTGACCAGCCTGCTGATCGCGGTGGCGCAGGCGCAGCCGGTGCACTGGCCGGCGGTCGGTGACGTCGCGGTCGGGATCGGCGCCGGCTGGCTGATCAGCATGGTCTGGGCCGGCTTCGGGGTGCTGCTGGCGGTGCTGCTGCGCGGGGTGGCGCTGCCGATCGGGCTCGGCCTGGTCTGGCTGCTCGCCGTGCAGAACCTGCTGGCCGGCGTCGCCGCGCCGATCCTGGCCTGGGTGGCGGAACTCCAGAAGGGGCTGCCCGGCCCGAACGCGGGGGCGTTGGCGGCGGCGCTCGGTGCCGGCCCGGAGACGCCCGGTGTCGCCGCCGTCGTCGGCGGTGGCCAGGCGGCGGTCGTCCTCGCCGGGTACCTGCTCGGCTTCGTCCTGCTGGCCGGGGCGTACCTGCACCGCCGGGACATCCTCTGA
- a CDS encoding response regulator transcription factor encodes MTGRSGPIGVLIADDQDLVRLGLRALVESESDLRVVGEAADGLAALAVARRERPDVVLMDVRMPGIDGIEATRRIVADPELAGTRVVVLTTFELDSYVFEALRHGASGFLTKDTKPVELLRAIRLVAGGEALLSPSVTRRVVREFATRPSRVLRPHPRLETLTERERQVVGLVGEGLSNDEIGSRLLVSPATARTHVSRAMVKLGARDRAQLVVYAYQSGLVEP; translated from the coding sequence ATGACCGGGCGGAGCGGGCCGATCGGGGTGCTGATCGCGGACGACCAGGACCTGGTCCGGCTGGGGCTGCGCGCCCTGGTGGAGAGCGAGTCCGACCTGCGGGTGGTCGGTGAGGCGGCCGACGGGCTGGCCGCGCTGGCGGTGGCCCGGCGGGAGCGCCCCGACGTGGTGCTGATGGACGTGCGGATGCCCGGGATCGACGGCATCGAGGCGACCCGGCGGATCGTCGCCGACCCGGAGCTGGCCGGTACCCGGGTGGTCGTGCTGACCACCTTCGAACTCGACTCGTACGTCTTCGAGGCGCTGCGGCACGGTGCCAGCGGCTTCCTGACCAAGGACACCAAGCCGGTCGAGCTGCTCCGGGCGATCCGGCTGGTGGCTGGCGGCGAGGCGCTGCTCTCCCCGTCGGTGACCCGGCGGGTGGTCCGGGAGTTCGCCACCCGGCCGTCCCGGGTGCTCCGGCCGCATCCCCGGCTGGAGACGCTGACCGAGCGGGAGCGGCAGGTGGTCGGGCTGGTCGGCGAGGGATTGAGCAACGACGAGATCGGCAGCCGGCTGCTGGTCAGTCCGGCGACGGCGCGTACCCACGTCAGCCGGGCCATGGTCAAGCTCGGCGCCCGGGACCGGGCCCAGTTGGTGGTGTACGCCTACCAGTCCGGTCTGGTCGAGCCCTGA
- a CDS encoding P-II family nitrogen regulator, whose protein sequence is MKLVTAVIKPYQLDAVKEALHALGVAGLTVSEVQGYGRQKGHTEVYRGAEYTVEFLPKIRVEVLTDEIDVDKVVDAVVTAARTGKIGDGKVWVTGVEDVIRVRTGERGLDAL, encoded by the coding sequence ATGAAGCTGGTGACCGCGGTCATCAAGCCGTACCAGCTGGACGCGGTGAAGGAGGCGCTGCACGCCCTGGGCGTGGCCGGCCTGACCGTCAGCGAGGTCCAGGGGTACGGACGGCAGAAGGGCCACACGGAGGTGTACCGGGGTGCCGAGTACACCGTCGAGTTCCTGCCGAAGATCAGGGTCGAGGTGCTGACCGACGAGATCGACGTCGACAAGGTGGTTGACGCGGTGGTCACCGCCGCCCGGACCGGCAAGATCGGTGACGGGAAGGTCTGGGTGACCGGCGTCGAGGACGTCATCCGGGTCCGTACCGGCGAGCGCGGCCTCGACGCGCTCTAG
- a CDS encoding sensor histidine kinase — protein MATRGREADGGLRRADGRWSSLLADAALALVLLLVGYVGTRAAAQNFPHAAPVDGWADLLVTVAALALVVRRRWPLVTLAFGTVAASAYLVAGYPYGPILFSFFVAVYTVARHLPIRRAVLGCTPALAAVLVHVFVSLREPVGLSGLLPGAAWIVVPFAVGVTVRNNREAAARDRIEQARRLADDERLRIAQEVHDVVGHGLAAINMQAEIALHLLAKRPEQAETALTAISRTSREALDELRVTLSVVRRDAAVDRAPVPGLDQVAALTARLRQTGLTVTLECEGDRRPLPVAVDLAAYRVVQESLTNVLRHAGTAAATVRIGYLPDEVTVEVVDTGHGGSGAAGPGEGHGLTGMRERIDALGGALEVGPRPGGGFRVFARLPARARD, from the coding sequence ATGGCGACGCGGGGACGGGAGGCGGACGGCGGGCTGCGCCGGGCCGACGGGCGGTGGAGCAGCCTGCTGGCCGACGCCGCGCTCGCGCTGGTGCTGCTGCTCGTCGGGTACGTCGGCACCCGCGCCGCGGCGCAGAACTTCCCGCACGCCGCCCCGGTCGACGGCTGGGCCGACCTTTTGGTCACGGTGGCGGCGCTGGCGCTGGTGGTACGCCGCCGCTGGCCGCTGGTCACGTTGGCGTTCGGCACCGTGGCCGCCTCGGCGTACCTGGTGGCCGGCTATCCGTACGGGCCGATCCTGTTCTCGTTCTTCGTCGCGGTCTACACCGTCGCCCGGCACTTGCCGATCCGCCGGGCGGTGCTCGGCTGCACCCCGGCCCTGGCGGCGGTACTGGTGCACGTCTTCGTCTCCCTGCGCGAACCGGTGGGGCTGTCCGGTCTGCTGCCGGGCGCGGCGTGGATCGTCGTACCGTTCGCGGTGGGGGTCACGGTGCGCAACAACCGGGAGGCCGCCGCCCGGGACCGGATCGAGCAGGCCCGCCGGCTCGCCGACGACGAGCGGCTGCGGATCGCCCAGGAGGTGCACGACGTGGTCGGGCACGGCCTGGCCGCGATCAACATGCAGGCCGAGATCGCCCTGCACCTGCTGGCGAAGCGCCCGGAGCAGGCGGAGACGGCGTTGACGGCGATCAGCCGGACCAGCCGGGAGGCGCTGGACGAGCTTCGGGTCACCCTCTCGGTGGTCCGCCGGGACGCCGCCGTCGACCGCGCGCCGGTGCCCGGACTGGACCAGGTGGCGGCGCTGACCGCCCGGCTGCGCCAGACCGGGCTGACGGTCACCCTGGAGTGCGAGGGCGACCGTCGGCCGCTGCCGGTGGCGGTCGACCTGGCCGCGTACCGGGTGGTGCAGGAGTCGCTGACGAACGTGTTGCGGCACGCCGGCACCGCCGCCGCGACGGTCCGGATCGGGTACCTGCCGGACGAGGTGACGGTGGAGGTGGTCGACACCGGGCACGGCGGTTCGGGGGCGGCCGGTCCGGGCGAGGGGCACGGGCTGACCGGGATGCGGGAGCGGATCGACGCGCTCGGCGGCGCGCTGGAGGTCGGGCCGCGTCCCGGCGGCGGGTTCCGGGTCTTCGCCCGGCTGCCCGCGCGGGCACGGGACTGA
- a CDS encoding ABC transporter ATP-binding protein — MTETPPSPAGPPHPVRTSGLTKRYGDLVAVDALDLTVLRGEVYGFLGPNGAGKTSTLRMLLGLVRPTAGTVRLFGRPPGAPGQLARVGALIEGPACYPHLSGRDNLRVLARLTGTPPIRIRTVLELVDLADRAGDRYASYSLGMKQRLGVAAALLKDPRLLILDEPTNGLDPAGMADMRALIRRLAAAGCTVLLSSHLLGEVQQVCDRVGVVSRGRLVAESTVAQLRGTAGLRVLAEPLGGAEERVRALLGPDRVRVVDGGLDLSVDPDRAAWLNTELVGAGVAVRELRPLERDLEQVFFELTGGTDHVG; from the coding sequence ATGACGGAAACGCCACCCAGCCCGGCCGGACCGCCGCATCCGGTGCGGACCAGCGGGCTGACCAAGCGGTACGGCGACCTCGTCGCCGTCGACGCGCTCGACCTCACCGTGTTGCGCGGCGAGGTGTACGGGTTCCTCGGCCCGAACGGCGCCGGCAAGACCAGTACCCTGCGGATGCTGCTCGGCCTCGTCCGGCCCACCGCCGGCACGGTCCGGCTCTTCGGCCGGCCACCCGGCGCCCCCGGCCAACTCGCCCGGGTCGGCGCGCTGATCGAGGGGCCGGCCTGCTACCCCCACCTCTCCGGCCGGGACAACCTGCGGGTGCTGGCCCGGCTCACCGGTACCCCGCCGATCCGGATCCGGACCGTGCTGGAACTCGTCGACCTGGCCGACCGGGCCGGCGACCGGTACGCCAGCTACTCGCTCGGGATGAAGCAGCGGCTCGGGGTCGCCGCCGCGCTGCTGAAGGATCCCCGGCTGCTGATCCTGGACGAGCCGACGAACGGGCTCGACCCGGCCGGGATGGCGGACATGCGGGCCCTGATCCGCCGGCTCGCGGCGGCCGGCTGCACCGTACTGCTCTCCAGCCACCTGCTCGGCGAGGTGCAGCAGGTCTGTGACCGGGTCGGCGTGGTGTCCCGGGGCCGGCTGGTCGCCGAGAGCACGGTCGCGCAGCTGCGCGGTACGGCCGGCCTGCGGGTCCTGGCCGAGCCGCTGGGCGGTGCCGAGGAGCGGGTACGGGCACTGCTCGGCCCCGACCGGGTGCGGGTGGTCGACGGCGGGCTGGACCTGTCGGTCGACCCGGACCGGGCCGCCTGGCTCAACACCGAGCTGGTCGGCGCCGGAGTGGCGGTACGCGAACTGCGTCCGCTGGAACGTGACCTGGAGCAGGTGTTCTTCGAACTGACCGGAGGGACCGACCATGTGGGCTAG